The genomic window GCAATGAAATTGTAAGCTCTGGGTCAACAAGAGCAACTTTTGGATAAAGAGCATCACCGCGAATAGTTTCTTTTACCTTCGCTCGCGCATCAGTAATTACAGCAGACCGAGTGACTTCGCTTCCAGTGCCGGCAGTTGTGGGTATAGCTATCAATGGGAGCGGTGCCGTGCCAGCGACTTCCCTGTGATACAACTCATGAATGTCGCAGTTTTCCTTAAGAATCGCAAGTGTAGCCTTTGCAGTATCAATGACGCTGCCACCACCAACAGCAACAATGGCTTCATGCTTATGTTTATTAAGCATCTCCAGCGCTTCAAATACGTTCTCTTCTCTAGGATTCTGCATCACACCGTCGTAGATATCGTACACGATTCCTGTGTCATCAAGTACCGAGATAATCCTTGCCACGCAACTCGCCTTTCTCACCCCATTGTCCGTGATCACAAGCGCGGTATTCACGCGGTTCTTCGATAGGATTTCCCCAATGCTTCGAGCACATCCTCTTCCAAAGATCACTTTTGTTGGAACATAGAAATTGAATGAGTTCATGTTAATCGTCCGGGTGCGGGTAATGAAGATACAGAAATCGATGATAAATGTTTGCTTCAGAAATGAACTAAATTAATTCGTTTTGTCTAATAAACGACCATTTTTTCGAGAAGAATTCAATCATTTGACGAAGGAAAAATGAAAACGATGTTCCTATGTTGCTTATTATACCACAATGCCACTGAGTACGCTTCATTAAAAACCTTTAAACTAGCCACGGGAATTAACTTACGATGAACAAGGTCATAATGGGACATGGAGCGGGTGGCGAATTGATGCAGGAACTCATTAACAACCATATCGTGCCGCATTTTCCAGATTTTTCTGCGGAAATACCGCTCAGATCTTTTGATGATTCTGCTATTATTAATGACATCGTATTCACGACAGACGCTCACACCGTCAAGCCAATATTCTTTCCAGGCGGGGATATTGGCGCGCTCGCATTTTGCGGCACGATTAATGATATTTCAGTCATGGGAGCGAGACCGTTGGCGGTTTCGTGCGCAGCAGTGCTAGAAGAAGGACTAGACATAGATGTCTTAGAGAAAATAATGGAAAGTATGGGAAAATATTCTGAGATGACGAAAATTCCGATCGTTACAGGGGACACAAAAGTTGTTGAAAAGGGTGCGGTAGACGAAATTATTCTTACCACCTCAGCAATTGGTCTGGAAAGCAGATACCTTACGCATAATTATGAAGTTGCGTCTAGTTCCAGAAAGGTCAAGAGAAAATGGCTATCAGACGACAATATTGCTGAGGGAGATATTATAATCGTATCAGGAACTATGGGGGACCATGGTATTGCGATCCTTTCATCCCGGGAGGGTTATGGCTTTGAAACTGATATCAAAAGCGACGTCGCGCCATTAATTGATCTCGTCGATAGCATTCTCAATGTCGGAGGGGCCGTAGCAATGAAAGATCCCACACGAGGAGGGTTGGCTAATACATTGAATGAATGGGCCGATAAATCGAATATAGGCATCGAAATTGATGAGCATAAAATACCCATATCAGAGCCAGTTCGAAATGCCTGTGAACTTCTCGGCCTTGATCCGCTGACTATTGGAAATGAAGGGAAACTCGTCGTGGCAGCTGTTCCAGAGATGGCCAACGATATTCTTGATATTATCAGGGAATCACCGTTTGGAAAAGATGCAGAGATCATTGGTCGTGCAACCTCGAAATACAAGAAAGTAGTCATGAAAACGTTAGTTGGAGGGAAAAGAATTCTTGAAAGACCTGTTGGTGATCCCGTTCCGAGGATATGCTAACTGTTCAAGGTATCAATGACACCACTCTATAGCATAGTGACTTTTTTTTAAAATTACCGCTACCTAGTCGTTTATGACTCAAAGTAATAAAATGGTACGATGCATATTTCTGCGAGTGTCAATATCGTGAATCTACCGATTTTGA from Methanomassiliicoccales archaeon includes these protein-coding regions:
- the hypE gene encoding hydrogenase expression/formation protein HypE translates to MNKVIMGHGAGGELMQELINNHIVPHFPDFSAEIPLRSFDDSAIINDIVFTTDAHTVKPIFFPGGDIGALAFCGTINDISVMGARPLAVSCAAVLEEGLDIDVLEKIMESMGKYSEMTKIPIVTGDTKVVEKGAVDEIILTTSAIGLESRYLTHNYEVASSSRKVKRKWLSDDNIAEGDIIIVSGTMGDHGIAILSSREGYGFETDIKSDVAPLIDLVDSILNVGGAVAMKDPTRGGLANTLNEWADKSNIGIEIDEHKIPISEPVRNACELLGLDPLTIGNEGKLVVAAVPEMANDILDIIRESPFGKDAEIIGRATSKYKKVVMKTLVGGKRILERPVGDPVPRIC